A genomic region of Capnocytophaga canimorsus contains the following coding sequences:
- a CDS encoding polysaccharide deacetylase family protein, which translates to MIYLSFDIEEFDMPKEYGYNIDFQRQIAISREGTIAILDLLKKYNAKATFFSTVVFAQNCPDLIERLLMEGHELASHTYYHSNFEISHLKMSKKALEKQFQTEIKGLRMPRMAEIEANEVKEAGYIYNSSVNPTILPGRYNKLHVSKRIFIEKGLLQIPAAVSPLFRIPLFWLSFHNFPQWFYHFLLKRTMKYRNYATLYFHPWEFTNLHQKEFNFPNYVMRNSGEKMISRFEELLKFIHQNNWKTGLYQDLK; encoded by the coding sequence ATGATTTATCTTTCATTCGACATCGAAGAATTTGATATGCCAAAAGAATATGGCTACAACATTGATTTCCAAAGACAAATAGCCATATCACGTGAAGGAACAATCGCTATTTTAGACCTTTTAAAAAAATACAACGCCAAGGCTACATTTTTTTCAACGGTTGTTTTTGCACAGAATTGTCCTGATTTAATAGAACGTCTTTTGATGGAAGGACACGAATTGGCTTCACACACCTATTATCATTCTAATTTTGAAATTTCTCATCTCAAAATGTCCAAAAAAGCCTTAGAAAAACAATTTCAAACTGAAATAAAAGGACTTCGTATGCCGAGAATGGCAGAAATAGAGGCAAACGAGGTAAAAGAAGCAGGATATATTTATAATTCGTCCGTAAACCCGACTATTCTACCGGGTAGATATAATAAATTACACGTATCAAAACGCATTTTTATTGAAAAAGGACTTCTGCAAATTCCTGCCGCTGTGAGTCCGCTATTTCGTATTCCTCTTTTTTGGCTTTCTTTTCACAACTTTCCGCAGTGGTTTTACCATTTTCTTTTAAAAAGAACGATGAAATACAGAAATTACGCTACATTGTATTTTCATCCTTGGGAATTTACCAATTTGCATCAGAAAGAATTTAATTTTCCGAATTATGTAATGCGAAATTCAGGCGAAAAAATGATTTCCCGATTTGAAGAACTACTAAAATTCATCCATCAAAATAATTGGAAAACTGGATTATACCAAGATTTGAAATAA